A stretch of the Marivirga tractuosa DSM 4126 genome encodes the following:
- a CDS encoding YeeE/YedE family protein, with protein sequence MKFLRYLLIGTVFGITLAKAEVISWFRIYEMFKFQSFHMYGVIGSAVLVGIIVIQIIKRNKLKSIDGEKIIIAPKQFSWARYLIGGSIFGLGWAMTGACPGPMFILLGNGVGVILVVIASAVLGTYVYGKIRHKLPH encoded by the coding sequence ATGAAATTTTTAAGATATTTATTAATAGGAACCGTATTTGGGATTACACTTGCGAAAGCAGAAGTTATTTCATGGTTTAGAATCTATGAAATGTTCAAGTTCCAGTCCTTCCACATGTATGGTGTTATTGGTTCTGCAGTGCTTGTAGGAATTATTGTAATCCAAATTATCAAGAGAAATAAATTGAAGTCAATAGATGGTGAGAAAATTATTATCGCTCCGAAGCAATTTAGCTGGGCGAGGTATTTAATTGGGGGCTCAATATTTGGTTTAGGTTGGGCTATGACTGGGGCTTGTCCAGGCCCCATGTTTATTTTGTTGGGAAATGGTGTAGGTGTAATCTTAGTAGTGATAGCATCTGCTGTTTTAGGAACTTATGTTTATGGTAAAATAAGACATAAATTACCGCATTAA
- a CDS encoding c-type cytochrome gives MDFLKLIRMTTAVMSIILAIVAILFVAFIFIDEAPQWLGISSSKASKEWKLPNIETDLPDGKQGKQVKFGYLLATESPKWMGPQVINKDERLYAGNNLTCQNCHLEGGTKPGSGSWVGVTNRFPQFRGRENKIGSIEERINGCMERSMNGKALPEDSEQMEALVAYMEWLSEDIPEDTAAWYKGFVSVKIPSVKADTIFGKQVYINECQVCHGEDGQGTKLADERKGYQYPPLWGDDSFNHGAGMHRVLTAAQFIKANMPHLVATKENPKLTDEEAFHVAAYINSFNRPQKPDTDKDFPDLKLKPVSTAYGPWDDPFPAEQHKFGPFQPIVQYYDSLYQIKKTK, from the coding sequence ATGGACTTTTTGAAACTGATCAGAATGACCACGGCAGTTATGTCTATCATTCTGGCTATTGTTGCTATTCTTTTCGTGGCTTTTATTTTTATAGATGAGGCTCCTCAGTGGTTGGGAATCTCATCTTCAAAAGCTAGTAAAGAATGGAAATTGCCCAATATTGAAACAGATTTGCCTGATGGTAAGCAAGGAAAGCAAGTGAAATTTGGTTATTTATTGGCCACAGAATCTCCAAAGTGGATGGGGCCTCAAGTAATCAATAAGGATGAAAGGCTTTATGCTGGAAATAATTTGACTTGCCAAAATTGTCATTTGGAAGGAGGAACAAAACCTGGTTCAGGTTCATGGGTAGGAGTGACTAACCGCTTTCCTCAGTTTAGAGGAAGGGAAAATAAGATAGGGTCTATTGAAGAACGCATCAATGGTTGCATGGAACGCAGCATGAATGGAAAAGCTTTGCCGGAAGATTCTGAGCAAATGGAAGCATTGGTAGCCTATATGGAATGGCTGAGTGAAGATATTCCTGAAGATACAGCTGCTTGGTACAAAGGTTTTGTAAGTGTAAAAATTCCTTCAGTAAAAGCGGATACCATTTTCGGAAAACAAGTTTACATCAATGAATGTCAGGTTTGCCATGGTGAAGATGGACAAGGAACTAAGTTAGCGGATGAGCGAAAAGGCTACCAATATCCCCCACTTTGGGGAGATGATTCTTTCAATCATGGGGCTGGTATGCACAGGGTTTTAACTGCGGCTCAATTTATCAAAGCCAATATGCCACATCTTGTTGCTACCAAAGAAAACCCAAAATTAACGGATGAAGAAGCTTTTCATGTAGCAGCTTATATCAATAGCTTTAATAGACCTCAAAAACCAGATACGGACAAAGATTTCCCAGACTTGAAATTGAAACCTGTTTCAACTGCCTACGGGCCATGGGACGATCCATTTCCAGCGGAACAGCATAAATTCGGGCCATTTCAGCCTATAGTACAGTATTACGACAGTCTATATCAAATCAAGAAAACCAAATAA
- a CDS encoding OprD family outer membrane porin, which produces MKFTSLQIIFFLFPFFLFAQKDDAEKKKGILSGQWRNYYMHSFNEGDLQDWYAVATGLKIKYTYDFNKNWQIGGAVYSSWNTGISNVEKNDPTTGRESRYVSGNFNVQDLSQRFIGYPGELYVQYKNGDHQVKVGRQGFFSPFMNGQDGRMIPTLFEGAFYKYEEKDQLKLQLGAINRIAPRSYNGFENIGQTLGIYPVGRNIDGQGSEYRENSQSDYVALLNTDYRFKDLKIELWDYYVDNIFNVLYIKPTYDIKNYGLSVAFEWLLQNRVGDGGNADPALQYVQSKKAQIFGAQISHSIPNGKISLGYDHITGEGRFLFPREWGREFLFSFQKRERSEGFGDNHAVVMYYHQNLKFSDQKLKSILSVGHQWRPSVTEPTLNKYAIPNYMHINLDLFYENAKWKGFKPELLLTYKRGTGDFPENPVFILNKVNLFLINAIVNYDF; this is translated from the coding sequence ATGAAGTTTACTTCTTTACAAATCATATTTTTTTTATTTCCATTTTTTCTATTTGCCCAAAAGGACGATGCTGAAAAGAAAAAAGGGATTCTAAGTGGCCAGTGGCGTAATTATTATATGCATTCCTTTAATGAGGGCGATTTGCAAGATTGGTATGCAGTGGCTACAGGACTAAAAATAAAATACACTTACGATTTTAATAAAAATTGGCAAATTGGAGGAGCGGTTTATAGTAGTTGGAATACGGGTATAAGTAATGTAGAAAAAAATGATCCGACAACTGGTAGGGAGAGTAGATATGTTTCTGGTAATTTTAATGTTCAAGATCTTTCTCAACGATTTATAGGGTATCCAGGCGAACTCTATGTTCAATATAAAAATGGTGATCATCAAGTGAAAGTGGGGCGTCAAGGCTTCTTTTCTCCTTTTATGAACGGGCAAGATGGTAGGATGATTCCAACGCTTTTTGAAGGTGCTTTTTATAAGTATGAAGAAAAAGATCAGTTAAAGTTACAATTGGGAGCCATAAACAGAATTGCCCCCAGAAGTTATAATGGCTTTGAAAATATTGGGCAGACTTTGGGCATTTATCCTGTAGGAAGAAATATAGACGGGCAAGGTAGCGAATACAGAGAAAACTCCCAATCGGATTATGTTGCACTACTGAATACTGATTACCGATTCAAAGATTTAAAGATTGAACTTTGGGATTATTATGTGGATAATATTTTTAATGTATTGTATATAAAGCCAACTTATGATATCAAAAACTATGGTTTATCCGTAGCTTTTGAATGGCTTTTGCAAAATAGAGTAGGAGATGGTGGAAATGCCGACCCAGCTTTACAATATGTTCAAAGTAAAAAAGCACAAATTTTTGGAGCTCAAATTTCACATTCTATTCCAAATGGTAAAATCAGTTTGGGGTATGATCATATAACCGGAGAAGGAAGGTTTTTATTTCCAAGAGAGTGGGGGAGAGAGTTTTTATTCAGCTTTCAGAAAAGGGAAAGAAGCGAAGGATTTGGAGATAATCATGCAGTAGTGATGTACTACCATCAAAATCTCAAATTTTCAGATCAGAAATTAAAGTCCATTCTTAGTGTTGGACATCAATGGCGACCTTCAGTTACCGAACCTACACTAAACAAATATGCTATTCCCAATTATATGCATATCAACTTAGATTTATTTTATGAAAATGCTAAATGGAAAGGCTTTAAACCTGAGCTACTATTGACTTATAAACGAGGAACAGGAGATTTCCCAGAAAATCCAGTTTTCATTTTGAATAAAGTCAATCTGTTTTTGATTAATGCGATAGTGAATTATGATTTTTAA
- the aceA gene encoding isocitrate lyase, whose translation MNKQEKINQLISDWDTNPRWKDVERTYTAEEVVKLAGTVKIDHSLARLGAERLWDLLKTEEFVSGLGALTGNQAIQEVQAGLKAIYLSGWQVAADANLAGQMYPDQSLYPADSVPNVVKRINNALLRADQIQSVSGEGDIHWMAPIVADAEAGFGGNLNAFELMKGMIEAGAAGVHFEDQLSSAKKCGHLGGKVLVPTQEAINKLISARLATDVMGVPTIIIARTDADAANLLTSDVDERDHQFLTGERSDEGFFGVKNGLEQAINRGLAYAPYADLVWCETSHPDLGEAREFAQAIKEKYPHKMLAYNCSPSFNWAAKLTESEMLEYREKLAEMGYKFQFITLAGFHALNTAMFELATAYKNKGMAGYSELQQREFALQEQGFKAVKHQAFVGTGYFDAVQNAVTQGKSSTTALKGSTEEAQF comes from the coding sequence ATGAACAAGCAAGAAAAAATCAATCAATTAATATCAGATTGGGACACTAACCCAAGATGGAAAGACGTAGAACGAACTTATACTGCTGAAGAAGTAGTTAAATTAGCAGGAACCGTAAAAATTGACCACAGCTTAGCCCGATTAGGCGCTGAAAGATTATGGGATTTGCTAAAAACAGAAGAATTCGTATCTGGCTTAGGAGCCTTGACTGGAAACCAAGCCATACAAGAAGTTCAGGCCGGATTAAAAGCCATTTACTTAAGCGGATGGCAAGTTGCAGCAGATGCTAACCTTGCAGGACAAATGTATCCTGACCAGAGTTTGTATCCTGCAGATAGTGTTCCTAATGTAGTGAAACGAATTAACAACGCACTTTTGAGAGCTGATCAAATTCAGTCGGTTAGCGGAGAAGGTGATATTCATTGGATGGCACCTATAGTGGCAGATGCTGAAGCTGGATTTGGTGGTAATTTGAATGCTTTTGAATTAATGAAAGGCATGATAGAAGCTGGAGCAGCTGGAGTACATTTTGAAGACCAATTATCATCTGCTAAGAAATGTGGACACTTGGGAGGCAAGGTGTTAGTTCCAACTCAAGAAGCCATCAATAAATTGATTTCGGCAAGATTGGCAACTGATGTTATGGGAGTTCCAACTATTATTATTGCAAGAACGGATGCAGATGCTGCTAATCTATTAACCTCAGATGTTGATGAAAGAGATCATCAATTTCTAACAGGTGAGAGATCAGACGAAGGATTCTTTGGCGTTAAAAACGGATTGGAACAAGCCATTAATAGAGGACTTGCCTATGCGCCATATGCTGATTTGGTATGGTGTGAAACTTCGCATCCTGATTTGGGAGAAGCAAGGGAATTTGCACAAGCCATCAAGGAAAAATATCCACATAAAATGTTGGCTTATAATTGCTCGCCTTCATTCAATTGGGCAGCAAAACTTACTGAAAGTGAAATGTTAGAGTACCGAGAAAAATTAGCTGAAATGGGCTACAAATTCCAGTTCATCACATTAGCTGGATTCCATGCCTTAAATACAGCTATGTTCGAATTGGCTACTGCTTATAAAAATAAGGGGATGGCCGGGTATTCTGAATTACAGCAAAGAGAATTTGCTTTACAAGAGCAAGGCTTTAAAGCAGTTAAACATCAAGCTTTTGTGGGGACTGGCTATTTTGATGCTGTTCAGAATGCTGTCACTCAAGGCAAATCTTCCACTACTGCATTGAAAGGTTCAACAGAAGAGGCACAGTTTTAG